In Oenanthe melanoleuca isolate GR-GAL-2019-014 chromosome 8, OMel1.0, whole genome shotgun sequence, a single genomic region encodes these proteins:
- the NOS1AP gene encoding carboxyl-terminal PDZ ligand of neuronal nitric oxide synthase protein isoform X4, translating into MPAKSKYNLVDDRHDLRIPLHNEDAFQHGICFEAKYIGSLDVPRPNSRVEIVTAMRRIRYEFKAKNIKKKKVNLIVSVDGVKVILKKKKKLLSLQKREWAWDENKMLVMHDPIYRIFYVSHDSQDLKIFSYIARDGSSNVFRCNVFKSKKKSQAMRIVRTVGQAFEVCHKLSLQHTQQNADGQEDADSERNGDDLDVPGVERAAASAEETDIDAVELPLPGADILDFSRGVTDLDAVGKESCLHPEDILTASPKMLLPSSAQLPDLGTPLSAHHQMQLLQQLLQQQQQQTQVAVAQVHLLKDQLAAEAAARLEAQARVHQLLLQNKDLLQHISLLVKQVQELELKLAGNTTTGSQDSLLEITFRSNALPVLCDPTTPQPEDTQPPPLGPSPAFPSALGSPIVDQSLFENASAVPPPRAQPVPGAPQPCRPAGSQHLRNLGKAVGARVSDLLRRREPAGLGAMEVNASAGAVLGAGEPAAEDGAVGLDAFPRLEPPPPITKKRTPRALKTPQDMLIAPQPEGTSTSSGTEEPPEPATARPDPTEQQLGMGDPSPPECPGVPSVTGTPEPSGDQPTSALPVPDLIHKGSRESQWQVGDRATEISASTEKASWRPGLEHEPAGSTGQPEPRSPGWEVEGAHPDLLSFE; encoded by the exons TATGAGTTTAAAGCCAAGAATATCAAGAAGAAGAAGGTGAACCTCATCGTGTCGGTGGATGGTGTGAAGGTCAttctgaagaagaagaagaag CTTCTTTCATTGCAGAAAAGAGAATGGGCCTGGGACGAGAACAAAATGCTCGTCATGCATGATCCCATCTACAG GATATTCTATGTATCTCATGACTCCCAGGACCTAAAGATCTTCAGCTACATTGCCAGGGATGGCTCTAGCAATGTCTTCAGATGCAACGTCTTCAAGTCCAAGAAGAAG agCCAGGCCATGCGGATCGTGCGCACGGTGGGCCAGGCGTTCGAGGTGTGCCAcaagctgagcctgcagcacacGCAGCAGAACGCTGATGGCCAGGAGGATGCAGACAGTGAGAGGAATGGAGATGACCTGGATGTGCCAG GCGTGGAGAGAGCGGCTGCCTCTGCCGAGGAGACCGACATTGACGCCGTGGAGCTGCCGCTGCCCGGCGCCGACATCCTGGACTTCAGCCGCGGCGTCACCGACCTGGACGCCGTGGGCAAGGAG agctgcctccaccCTGAGGATATCCTGACGGCGTCACCCAAGATGCTGCTGCCCTCATCTGCCCAGCTGCCCGACCTGGGAACACCCCTGTCTGCCCACCACCAGAtgcagcttctccagcagctcctgcagcagcagcagcagcagacacaaGTGGCCGTGGCACAG GTGCACCTGCTGAAGGaccagctggcagcagaagcagcagcacgGCTGGAGGCCCAGGCTCGTGtgcaccagctcctgctccagaaCAAGGActtgctgcagcacatctcCCTCCTGGTCAAAcaggtgcaggagctggagctgaagctGGCGGGGAACACGACCA CAGGCTCGCAGGACAGTCTGCTGGAGATCACCTTCCGCTCCAACGCGCTGCCCGTGCTGTGCGACCCGACCACCCCGCAGCCCGAGGACacgcagccgccgccgctggGCCCCAGCCCGGCCTTCCCCAGcgccctgggcagccccatAG TGGACCAGAGCCTGTTTGAGAACGCCAGCGCGGTGCCCCCGCCGCGGGCGCAGCCCGTGCCCGGCGCGCCCCAGCCCTGCCGGCCCGCCGGCAGCCAGCACCTCCGCAACCTGGGCAAGGCCGTGGGCGCCAGGGTGAGCGACCTGCTGCGCCGCAGGGAGCCCGCCGGCCTGGGAGCCATGGAGGTGAACGCCAGCGcgggggctgtgctgggggcaggagagCCGGCTGCTGAGGACGG ggctgtggggctggatgCCTTTCCCCGGCTGGAACCCCCGCCCCCCATCACCAAGAAGCGCACGCCGCGCGCCCTGAAGACCCCCCAGGACATGCTCATCGCTCCGCAGCCGGAGGGGACCAGCACGAGCAGTGGCACCGAGGAGCCTCCCGAGCCAGCCACGGCCCgccctgaccccacagagcagcagctgggcatgGGGGACCCGTCTCCTCCAGAATGCCCTGGGGTCCCCAGCGTGACGGGcaccccagagcccagtggggACCAGCCGACCAGTGCCTTACCCGTGCCCGACCTCATCCATAAGGGCAGCCGGGAGAGCCAGTGGCAAGTGGGTGACAGGGCCACTGAGATATCAGCCAGCACAGAGAAGGCCTCATGGAGACCAGGGCTGGAGCACGAGCCAGcggggagcacagggcagccagagccacgcagccctggctgggaggtGGAGGGGGCCCATCCTGACCTACTGTCCTTTGAGTAG
- the NOS1AP gene encoding carboxyl-terminal PDZ ligand of neuronal nitric oxide synthase protein isoform X6, with translation MPAKSKYNLVDDRHDLRIPLHNEDAFQHGICFEAKYIGSLDVPRPNSRVEIVTAMRRIRYEFKAKNIKKKKVNLIVSVDGVKVILKKKKKKREWAWDENKMLVMHDPIYRIFYVSHDSQDLKIFSYIARDGSSNVFRCNVFKSKKKSQAMRIVRTVGQAFEVCHKLSLQHTQQNADGQEDADSERNGDDLDVPGVERAAASAEETDIDAVELPLPGADILDFSRGVTDLDAVGKESCLHPEDILTASPKMLLPSSAQLPDLGTPLSAHHQMQLLQQLLQQQQQQTQVAVAQVHLLKDQLAAEAAARLEAQARVHQLLLQNKDLLQHISLLVKQVQELELKLAGNTTTGSQDSLLEITFRSNALPVLCDPTTPQPEDTQPPPLGPSPAFPSALGSPIVDQSLFENASAVPPPRAQPVPGAPQPCRPAGSQHLRNLGKAVGARVSDLLRRREPAGLGAMEVNASAGAVLGAGEPAAEDGAVGLDAFPRLEPPPPITKKRTPRALKTPQDMLIAPQPEGTSTSSGTEEPPEPATARPDPTEQQLGMGDPSPPECPGVPSVTGTPEPSGDQPTSALPVPDLIHKGSRESQWQVGDRATEISASTEKASWRPGLEHEPAGSTGQPEPRSPGWEVEGAHPDLLSFE, from the exons TATGAGTTTAAAGCCAAGAATATCAAGAAGAAGAAGGTGAACCTCATCGTGTCGGTGGATGGTGTGAAGGTCAttctgaagaagaagaagaag AAAAGAGAATGGGCCTGGGACGAGAACAAAATGCTCGTCATGCATGATCCCATCTACAG GATATTCTATGTATCTCATGACTCCCAGGACCTAAAGATCTTCAGCTACATTGCCAGGGATGGCTCTAGCAATGTCTTCAGATGCAACGTCTTCAAGTCCAAGAAGAAG agCCAGGCCATGCGGATCGTGCGCACGGTGGGCCAGGCGTTCGAGGTGTGCCAcaagctgagcctgcagcacacGCAGCAGAACGCTGATGGCCAGGAGGATGCAGACAGTGAGAGGAATGGAGATGACCTGGATGTGCCAG GCGTGGAGAGAGCGGCTGCCTCTGCCGAGGAGACCGACATTGACGCCGTGGAGCTGCCGCTGCCCGGCGCCGACATCCTGGACTTCAGCCGCGGCGTCACCGACCTGGACGCCGTGGGCAAGGAG agctgcctccaccCTGAGGATATCCTGACGGCGTCACCCAAGATGCTGCTGCCCTCATCTGCCCAGCTGCCCGACCTGGGAACACCCCTGTCTGCCCACCACCAGAtgcagcttctccagcagctcctgcagcagcagcagcagcagacacaaGTGGCCGTGGCACAG GTGCACCTGCTGAAGGaccagctggcagcagaagcagcagcacgGCTGGAGGCCCAGGCTCGTGtgcaccagctcctgctccagaaCAAGGActtgctgcagcacatctcCCTCCTGGTCAAAcaggtgcaggagctggagctgaagctGGCGGGGAACACGACCA CAGGCTCGCAGGACAGTCTGCTGGAGATCACCTTCCGCTCCAACGCGCTGCCCGTGCTGTGCGACCCGACCACCCCGCAGCCCGAGGACacgcagccgccgccgctggGCCCCAGCCCGGCCTTCCCCAGcgccctgggcagccccatAG TGGACCAGAGCCTGTTTGAGAACGCCAGCGCGGTGCCCCCGCCGCGGGCGCAGCCCGTGCCCGGCGCGCCCCAGCCCTGCCGGCCCGCCGGCAGCCAGCACCTCCGCAACCTGGGCAAGGCCGTGGGCGCCAGGGTGAGCGACCTGCTGCGCCGCAGGGAGCCCGCCGGCCTGGGAGCCATGGAGGTGAACGCCAGCGcgggggctgtgctgggggcaggagagCCGGCTGCTGAGGACGG ggctgtggggctggatgCCTTTCCCCGGCTGGAACCCCCGCCCCCCATCACCAAGAAGCGCACGCCGCGCGCCCTGAAGACCCCCCAGGACATGCTCATCGCTCCGCAGCCGGAGGGGACCAGCACGAGCAGTGGCACCGAGGAGCCTCCCGAGCCAGCCACGGCCCgccctgaccccacagagcagcagctgggcatgGGGGACCCGTCTCCTCCAGAATGCCCTGGGGTCCCCAGCGTGACGGGcaccccagagcccagtggggACCAGCCGACCAGTGCCTTACCCGTGCCCGACCTCATCCATAAGGGCAGCCGGGAGAGCCAGTGGCAAGTGGGTGACAGGGCCACTGAGATATCAGCCAGCACAGAGAAGGCCTCATGGAGACCAGGGCTGGAGCACGAGCCAGcggggagcacagggcagccagagccacgcagccctggctgggaggtGGAGGGGGCCCATCCTGACCTACTGTCCTTTGAGTAG
- the NOS1AP gene encoding carboxyl-terminal PDZ ligand of neuronal nitric oxide synthase protein isoform X5 yields the protein MPAKSKYNLVDDRHDLRIPLHNEDAFQHGICFEAKYIGSLDVPRPNSRVEIVTAMRRIRYEFKAKNIKKKKVNLIVSVDGVKVILKKKKKKREWAWDENKMLVMHDPIYRIFYVSHDSQDLKIFSYIARDGSSNVFRCNVFKSKKKSQAMRIVRTVGQAFEVCHKLSLQHTQQNADGQEDADSERNGDDLDVPACRLSGVERAAASAEETDIDAVELPLPGADILDFSRGVTDLDAVGKESCLHPEDILTASPKMLLPSSAQLPDLGTPLSAHHQMQLLQQLLQQQQQQTQVAVAQVHLLKDQLAAEAAARLEAQARVHQLLLQNKDLLQHISLLVKQVQELELKLAGNTTSSQDSLLEITFRSNALPVLCDPTTPQPEDTQPPPLGPSPAFPSALGSPIVDQSLFENASAVPPPRAQPVPGAPQPCRPAGSQHLRNLGKAVGARVSDLLRRREPAGLGAMEVNASAGAVLGAGEPAAEDGAVGLDAFPRLEPPPPITKKRTPRALKTPQDMLIAPQPEGTSTSSGTEEPPEPATARPDPTEQQLGMGDPSPPECPGVPSVTGTPEPSGDQPTSALPVPDLIHKGSRESQWQVGDRATEISASTEKASWRPGLEHEPAGSTGQPEPRSPGWEVEGAHPDLLSFE from the exons TATGAGTTTAAAGCCAAGAATATCAAGAAGAAGAAGGTGAACCTCATCGTGTCGGTGGATGGTGTGAAGGTCAttctgaagaagaagaagaag AAAAGAGAATGGGCCTGGGACGAGAACAAAATGCTCGTCATGCATGATCCCATCTACAG GATATTCTATGTATCTCATGACTCCCAGGACCTAAAGATCTTCAGCTACATTGCCAGGGATGGCTCTAGCAATGTCTTCAGATGCAACGTCTTCAAGTCCAAGAAGAAG agCCAGGCCATGCGGATCGTGCGCACGGTGGGCCAGGCGTTCGAGGTGTGCCAcaagctgagcctgcagcacacGCAGCAGAACGCTGATGGCCAGGAGGATGCAGACAGTGAGAGGAATGGAGATGACCTGGATGTGCCAG CCTGTCGCCTCTCAGGCGTGGAGAGAGCGGCTGCCTCTGCCGAGGAGACCGACATTGACGCCGTGGAGCTGCCGCTGCCCGGCGCCGACATCCTGGACTTCAGCCGCGGCGTCACCGACCTGGACGCCGTGGGCAAGGAG agctgcctccaccCTGAGGATATCCTGACGGCGTCACCCAAGATGCTGCTGCCCTCATCTGCCCAGCTGCCCGACCTGGGAACACCCCTGTCTGCCCACCACCAGAtgcagcttctccagcagctcctgcagcagcagcagcagcagacacaaGTGGCCGTGGCACAG GTGCACCTGCTGAAGGaccagctggcagcagaagcagcagcacgGCTGGAGGCCCAGGCTCGTGtgcaccagctcctgctccagaaCAAGGActtgctgcagcacatctcCCTCCTGGTCAAAcaggtgcaggagctggagctgaagctGGCGGGGAACACGACCA GCTCGCAGGACAGTCTGCTGGAGATCACCTTCCGCTCCAACGCGCTGCCCGTGCTGTGCGACCCGACCACCCCGCAGCCCGAGGACacgcagccgccgccgctggGCCCCAGCCCGGCCTTCCCCAGcgccctgggcagccccatAG TGGACCAGAGCCTGTTTGAGAACGCCAGCGCGGTGCCCCCGCCGCGGGCGCAGCCCGTGCCCGGCGCGCCCCAGCCCTGCCGGCCCGCCGGCAGCCAGCACCTCCGCAACCTGGGCAAGGCCGTGGGCGCCAGGGTGAGCGACCTGCTGCGCCGCAGGGAGCCCGCCGGCCTGGGAGCCATGGAGGTGAACGCCAGCGcgggggctgtgctgggggcaggagagCCGGCTGCTGAGGACGG ggctgtggggctggatgCCTTTCCCCGGCTGGAACCCCCGCCCCCCATCACCAAGAAGCGCACGCCGCGCGCCCTGAAGACCCCCCAGGACATGCTCATCGCTCCGCAGCCGGAGGGGACCAGCACGAGCAGTGGCACCGAGGAGCCTCCCGAGCCAGCCACGGCCCgccctgaccccacagagcagcagctgggcatgGGGGACCCGTCTCCTCCAGAATGCCCTGGGGTCCCCAGCGTGACGGGcaccccagagcccagtggggACCAGCCGACCAGTGCCTTACCCGTGCCCGACCTCATCCATAAGGGCAGCCGGGAGAGCCAGTGGCAAGTGGGTGACAGGGCCACTGAGATATCAGCCAGCACAGAGAAGGCCTCATGGAGACCAGGGCTGGAGCACGAGCCAGcggggagcacagggcagccagagccacgcagccctggctgggaggtGGAGGGGGCCCATCCTGACCTACTGTCCTTTGAGTAG
- the NOS1AP gene encoding carboxyl-terminal PDZ ligand of neuronal nitric oxide synthase protein isoform X3: MPAKSKYNLVDDRHDLRIPLHNEDAFQHGICFEAKYIGSLDVPRPNSRVEIVTAMRRIRYEFKAKNIKKKKVNLIVSVDGVKVILKKKKKKREWAWDENKMLVMHDPIYRIFYVSHDSQDLKIFSYIARDGSSNVFRCNVFKSKKKSQAMRIVRTVGQAFEVCHKLSLQHTQQNADGQEDADSERNGDDLDVPACRLSGVERAAASAEETDIDAVELPLPGADILDFSRGVTDLDAVGKESCLHPEDILTASPKMLLPSSAQLPDLGTPLSAHHQMQLLQQLLQQQQQQTQVAVAQVHLLKDQLAAEAAARLEAQARVHQLLLQNKDLLQHISLLVKQVQELELKLAGNTTTGSQDSLLEITFRSNALPVLCDPTTPQPEDTQPPPLGPSPAFPSALGSPIVDQSLFENASAVPPPRAQPVPGAPQPCRPAGSQHLRNLGKAVGARVSDLLRRREPAGLGAMEVNASAGAVLGAGEPAAEDGAVGLDAFPRLEPPPPITKKRTPRALKTPQDMLIAPQPEGTSTSSGTEEPPEPATARPDPTEQQLGMGDPSPPECPGVPSVTGTPEPSGDQPTSALPVPDLIHKGSRESQWQVGDRATEISASTEKASWRPGLEHEPAGSTGQPEPRSPGWEVEGAHPDLLSFE, encoded by the exons TATGAGTTTAAAGCCAAGAATATCAAGAAGAAGAAGGTGAACCTCATCGTGTCGGTGGATGGTGTGAAGGTCAttctgaagaagaagaagaag AAAAGAGAATGGGCCTGGGACGAGAACAAAATGCTCGTCATGCATGATCCCATCTACAG GATATTCTATGTATCTCATGACTCCCAGGACCTAAAGATCTTCAGCTACATTGCCAGGGATGGCTCTAGCAATGTCTTCAGATGCAACGTCTTCAAGTCCAAGAAGAAG agCCAGGCCATGCGGATCGTGCGCACGGTGGGCCAGGCGTTCGAGGTGTGCCAcaagctgagcctgcagcacacGCAGCAGAACGCTGATGGCCAGGAGGATGCAGACAGTGAGAGGAATGGAGATGACCTGGATGTGCCAG CCTGTCGCCTCTCAGGCGTGGAGAGAGCGGCTGCCTCTGCCGAGGAGACCGACATTGACGCCGTGGAGCTGCCGCTGCCCGGCGCCGACATCCTGGACTTCAGCCGCGGCGTCACCGACCTGGACGCCGTGGGCAAGGAG agctgcctccaccCTGAGGATATCCTGACGGCGTCACCCAAGATGCTGCTGCCCTCATCTGCCCAGCTGCCCGACCTGGGAACACCCCTGTCTGCCCACCACCAGAtgcagcttctccagcagctcctgcagcagcagcagcagcagacacaaGTGGCCGTGGCACAG GTGCACCTGCTGAAGGaccagctggcagcagaagcagcagcacgGCTGGAGGCCCAGGCTCGTGtgcaccagctcctgctccagaaCAAGGActtgctgcagcacatctcCCTCCTGGTCAAAcaggtgcaggagctggagctgaagctGGCGGGGAACACGACCA CAGGCTCGCAGGACAGTCTGCTGGAGATCACCTTCCGCTCCAACGCGCTGCCCGTGCTGTGCGACCCGACCACCCCGCAGCCCGAGGACacgcagccgccgccgctggGCCCCAGCCCGGCCTTCCCCAGcgccctgggcagccccatAG TGGACCAGAGCCTGTTTGAGAACGCCAGCGCGGTGCCCCCGCCGCGGGCGCAGCCCGTGCCCGGCGCGCCCCAGCCCTGCCGGCCCGCCGGCAGCCAGCACCTCCGCAACCTGGGCAAGGCCGTGGGCGCCAGGGTGAGCGACCTGCTGCGCCGCAGGGAGCCCGCCGGCCTGGGAGCCATGGAGGTGAACGCCAGCGcgggggctgtgctgggggcaggagagCCGGCTGCTGAGGACGG ggctgtggggctggatgCCTTTCCCCGGCTGGAACCCCCGCCCCCCATCACCAAGAAGCGCACGCCGCGCGCCCTGAAGACCCCCCAGGACATGCTCATCGCTCCGCAGCCGGAGGGGACCAGCACGAGCAGTGGCACCGAGGAGCCTCCCGAGCCAGCCACGGCCCgccctgaccccacagagcagcagctgggcatgGGGGACCCGTCTCCTCCAGAATGCCCTGGGGTCCCCAGCGTGACGGGcaccccagagcccagtggggACCAGCCGACCAGTGCCTTACCCGTGCCCGACCTCATCCATAAGGGCAGCCGGGAGAGCCAGTGGCAAGTGGGTGACAGGGCCACTGAGATATCAGCCAGCACAGAGAAGGCCTCATGGAGACCAGGGCTGGAGCACGAGCCAGcggggagcacagggcagccagagccacgcagccctggctgggaggtGGAGGGGGCCCATCCTGACCTACTGTCCTTTGAGTAG
- the NOS1AP gene encoding carboxyl-terminal PDZ ligand of neuronal nitric oxide synthase protein isoform X2 has product MPAKSKYNLVDDRHDLRIPLHNEDAFQHGICFEAKYIGSLDVPRPNSRVEIVTAMRRIRYEFKAKNIKKKKVNLIVSVDGVKVILKKKKKLLSLQKREWAWDENKMLVMHDPIYRIFYVSHDSQDLKIFSYIARDGSSNVFRCNVFKSKKKSQAMRIVRTVGQAFEVCHKLSLQHTQQNADGQEDADSERNGDDLDVPACRLSGVERAAASAEETDIDAVELPLPGADILDFSRGVTDLDAVGKESCLHPEDILTASPKMLLPSSAQLPDLGTPLSAHHQMQLLQQLLQQQQQQTQVAVAQVHLLKDQLAAEAAARLEAQARVHQLLLQNKDLLQHISLLVKQVQELELKLAGNTTSSQDSLLEITFRSNALPVLCDPTTPQPEDTQPPPLGPSPAFPSALGSPIVDQSLFENASAVPPPRAQPVPGAPQPCRPAGSQHLRNLGKAVGARVSDLLRRREPAGLGAMEVNASAGAVLGAGEPAAEDGAVGLDAFPRLEPPPPITKKRTPRALKTPQDMLIAPQPEGTSTSSGTEEPPEPATARPDPTEQQLGMGDPSPPECPGVPSVTGTPEPSGDQPTSALPVPDLIHKGSRESQWQVGDRATEISASTEKASWRPGLEHEPAGSTGQPEPRSPGWEVEGAHPDLLSFE; this is encoded by the exons TATGAGTTTAAAGCCAAGAATATCAAGAAGAAGAAGGTGAACCTCATCGTGTCGGTGGATGGTGTGAAGGTCAttctgaagaagaagaagaag CTTCTTTCATTGCAGAAAAGAGAATGGGCCTGGGACGAGAACAAAATGCTCGTCATGCATGATCCCATCTACAG GATATTCTATGTATCTCATGACTCCCAGGACCTAAAGATCTTCAGCTACATTGCCAGGGATGGCTCTAGCAATGTCTTCAGATGCAACGTCTTCAAGTCCAAGAAGAAG agCCAGGCCATGCGGATCGTGCGCACGGTGGGCCAGGCGTTCGAGGTGTGCCAcaagctgagcctgcagcacacGCAGCAGAACGCTGATGGCCAGGAGGATGCAGACAGTGAGAGGAATGGAGATGACCTGGATGTGCCAG CCTGTCGCCTCTCAGGCGTGGAGAGAGCGGCTGCCTCTGCCGAGGAGACCGACATTGACGCCGTGGAGCTGCCGCTGCCCGGCGCCGACATCCTGGACTTCAGCCGCGGCGTCACCGACCTGGACGCCGTGGGCAAGGAG agctgcctccaccCTGAGGATATCCTGACGGCGTCACCCAAGATGCTGCTGCCCTCATCTGCCCAGCTGCCCGACCTGGGAACACCCCTGTCTGCCCACCACCAGAtgcagcttctccagcagctcctgcagcagcagcagcagcagacacaaGTGGCCGTGGCACAG GTGCACCTGCTGAAGGaccagctggcagcagaagcagcagcacgGCTGGAGGCCCAGGCTCGTGtgcaccagctcctgctccagaaCAAGGActtgctgcagcacatctcCCTCCTGGTCAAAcaggtgcaggagctggagctgaagctGGCGGGGAACACGACCA GCTCGCAGGACAGTCTGCTGGAGATCACCTTCCGCTCCAACGCGCTGCCCGTGCTGTGCGACCCGACCACCCCGCAGCCCGAGGACacgcagccgccgccgctggGCCCCAGCCCGGCCTTCCCCAGcgccctgggcagccccatAG TGGACCAGAGCCTGTTTGAGAACGCCAGCGCGGTGCCCCCGCCGCGGGCGCAGCCCGTGCCCGGCGCGCCCCAGCCCTGCCGGCCCGCCGGCAGCCAGCACCTCCGCAACCTGGGCAAGGCCGTGGGCGCCAGGGTGAGCGACCTGCTGCGCCGCAGGGAGCCCGCCGGCCTGGGAGCCATGGAGGTGAACGCCAGCGcgggggctgtgctgggggcaggagagCCGGCTGCTGAGGACGG ggctgtggggctggatgCCTTTCCCCGGCTGGAACCCCCGCCCCCCATCACCAAGAAGCGCACGCCGCGCGCCCTGAAGACCCCCCAGGACATGCTCATCGCTCCGCAGCCGGAGGGGACCAGCACGAGCAGTGGCACCGAGGAGCCTCCCGAGCCAGCCACGGCCCgccctgaccccacagagcagcagctgggcatgGGGGACCCGTCTCCTCCAGAATGCCCTGGGGTCCCCAGCGTGACGGGcaccccagagcccagtggggACCAGCCGACCAGTGCCTTACCCGTGCCCGACCTCATCCATAAGGGCAGCCGGGAGAGCCAGTGGCAAGTGGGTGACAGGGCCACTGAGATATCAGCCAGCACAGAGAAGGCCTCATGGAGACCAGGGCTGGAGCACGAGCCAGcggggagcacagggcagccagagccacgcagccctggctgggaggtGGAGGGGGCCCATCCTGACCTACTGTCCTTTGAGTAG